The sequence below is a genomic window from Candidatus Methylomirabilota bacterium.
TCGGCGGAGACCGCGGCCAGCAGGATGCCGAGGATGCGGCTGACCACGTTCATGGCGGTGGCGCCGAGCAGGCGCTCGATTCGTCCGGCCACGAGGAAGGCGACGAAGGCGGGCAGCATGACGGCCGCCAGCGCGAGCAGGAGCAGCCCGGTCTGGAGCACACCGTTGGCCGCCTCGGTGGCCTGCACCACCACCGTGGTGATCGCGCCGGGCCCGGCGATGATCGGCGTTTCCAGGGAAATACCGCGATGTCCTCGCGCTCGATCGGGTGCTCGCCCGCCGCGGCGGCGGGGCCGATCGGACGGC
It includes:
- a CDS encoding MarC family protein, whose protein sequence is MSFAAPVHRHRVRPSDRPRRRGGRAPDRARGHRGISLETPIIAGPGAITTVVVQATEAANGVLQTGLLLLALAAVMLPAFVAFLVAGRIERLLGATAMNVVSRILGILLAAVSAEMILAGLKQSGSSCAERREETARAPRRERSPGKEKISVPLVIRGW